In the Maribacter sp. MJ134 genome, one interval contains:
- the rbfA gene encoding 30S ribosome-binding factor RbfA — METQRQRKIGGVIQKDIVDILQKAAIDGGLKGTLISVSKVVVTTDLSIAKVYISIFPNTQAQELLEGIKSNQPLIKHELAQRTRNQLRRVPELLFYLDDSLDYIEKIENSLKGDENPIENRDLLEKRKKS, encoded by the coding sequence ATGGAAACGCAAAGACAGCGAAAGATAGGGGGAGTAATCCAAAAGGATATCGTAGATATTCTACAGAAGGCGGCCATTGATGGTGGATTAAAGGGCACCTTGATCTCCGTTTCTAAGGTTGTGGTTACCACGGACCTGTCTATCGCTAAGGTGTACATCAGTATTTTTCCGAATACCCAAGCACAGGAACTTCTGGAAGGAATTAAATCTAACCAACCCCTTATAAAACACGAACTGGCGCAACGTACCCGTAACCAACTGCGCCGTGTGCCGGAGTTGTTATTCTATTTGGACGATTCCCTAGACTATATTGAAAAGATTGAAAATTCCTTAAAAGGGGATGAAAACCCAATTGAGAACAGAGATTTGCTGGAGAAAAGAAAAAAGTCCTAG
- the mce gene encoding methylmalonyl-CoA epimerase produces MKKIEHLGIAVKDLAASNQLFEKLLGVGPYKEEEVASEGVRTSFFKNGPNKIELLEAMTEDGPIAKFLAKKGEGVHHVAFAVEDIKAEIKRLKKEGFTILNETPKRGADNKWVAFVHPKTTNGVLVELCQEIGK; encoded by the coding sequence TTGAAGAAAATAGAACATTTAGGAATTGCGGTAAAGGACTTGGCGGCCTCTAACCAGTTGTTTGAAAAATTACTCGGTGTGGGCCCCTATAAGGAAGAAGAAGTAGCTTCGGAAGGCGTACGCACTTCTTTTTTTAAGAACGGACCAAATAAAATAGAGCTTTTGGAGGCAATGACCGAGGATGGGCCTATAGCAAAATTCTTGGCGAAAAAGGGCGAAGGGGTGCACCACGTTGCTTTTGCAGTAGAAGATATCAAGGCAGAAATTAAGCGGCTTAAGAAAGAAGGTTTTACTATTTTGAACGAAACCCCAAAGCGGGGAGCAGATAATAAATGGGTGGCATTTGTACATCCTAAAACCACCAATGGGGTACTGGTAGAATTATGTCAAGAAATAGGGAAGTAG